The following are from one region of the Halarcobacter sp. genome:
- a CDS encoding histidinol-phosphatase — translation MKVDLHNHTYLCKHAVGIMDDYIKKAIKEKIDVLGFSDHNPMKYDKKHRMENKYKKDYIQMFEDAKMEYNNKIKLLFAYEFDYLDYGMNKKLLKDEVDYLIGSVHFLDQYLVDDPKMIKEYKKGKNLFKNVDATTLWNNYFEQIKKMAKTEYFNIVGHIDLVKILTNDEPKKDIRLIAKDALKQIKKSGMAVEINASGLRKSVKDTYPSKKLLEEIYAYDIPITFGSDSHAVEHVGYKKDYCEKLAKNIGFTNCVYFEKKEMIKVKF, via the coding sequence ATGAAAGTTGATTTACATAACCATACTTATCTTTGTAAGCACGCTGTTGGAATTATGGATGATTATATAAAAAAAGCCATAAAAGAGAAAATAGATGTATTGGGTTTTTCAGACCATAACCCAATGAAATATGATAAAAAGCATAGAATGGAAAACAAATATAAAAAAGACTATATTCAAATGTTTGAAGATGCAAAAATGGAATATAACAATAAAATTAAACTTCTTTTTGCCTATGAATTTGATTATTTAGATTATGGGATGAATAAAAAACTTTTAAAAGATGAAGTTGATTATCTAATAGGTTCAGTTCATTTTTTAGATCAATATTTAGTTGATGATCCCAAAATGATAAAAGAGTATAAAAAAGGGAAAAATCTATTTAAAAATGTAGATGCAACTACTTTATGGAATAATTATTTTGAACAAATAAAAAAAATGGCTAAAACTGAATATTTTAATATTGTAGGACATATTGATTTGGTTAAAATTTTAACTAATGACGAACCTAAAAAAGATATTCGACTTATTGCAAAAGATGCTCTAAAACAGATAAAAAAATCAGGTATGGCAGTTGAGATAAATGCTTCAGGCTTAAGAAAAAGTGTTAAAGATACATATCCTTCTAAAAAACTTCTTGAAGAGATTTACGCATATGATATACCAATTACCTTTGGAAGTGACTCCCATGCAGTTGAACATGTGGGGTACAAAAAAGATTATTGTGAAAAATTAGCCAAAAATATTGGTTTTACTAACTGCGTATATTTTGAAAAGAAAGAGATGATAAAAGTTAAGTTTTAA